The genomic DNA GCGTACTCATCCTTTTAAATGCATATAGTTAAcgtatcaattttttttttttttccttttcctgttCTCTTGGAGAAGAACACAACATaaaggattttaattttaaaaaatgtacgATCTTGTCGTTTACGTTTAGAGTTCTTAATTAGTGTGATTGAAGAAAAAGTacttgatttaattaataacaCGAAAATTAACCCACAAGAtcagaacatatatatatcaacttgcACTGGATCACATAATGAGACGTTTCAGACACATGCAAggtatttttccctttcttttttttttttgttgtctttctGTGGGATCGAGAGCTATGGACCTTAACTTGAAGATAAGTTGGAATAATAAATTGCATGTGTAGGGAAACAGATCGTACGTAGGGATCTCTGTCTATATAAACCCGAGGCTTTCAATGCTTGAAAATCACACCAGAATAGAGTCTTAAAAAACCTAGCTAGCTGTATACGGTACGTAGTTGCCTGCACATTTTGAGACCATGGCTCAAGCATGTGCAGTGAAGGGCGCCAAATGCACGGTGCTTAATGAAGAAAAGTTGAAGCAAGTTTTCAAGGAACACGATAAGAATAATGATGGTCTCCTCAGCAAGGCAGAGCTAAAGACTGCCTTCAACAGCCTCGGCTCTATTATCCCCAGCATTCCGGCCTTCATTGGGCTCTTCCTTGCAGATTCCAATGGAGACGGATTCGTAGGTGAGGATGAGCTCAACGCTCTAGCCAAGTTTGCTTCCAAAGTGGGATATACCGTTAAGTAGAAATCCCTACGCACctacttatatataataaaggtctaaattattaatatgtaataattataataataaaggTGCTATGTAATTGCAAGTCTCTCGTTCTTCTACCCTTCATCTACGTTGAACCGAGAAGTACTGGATAGTCCTTTGGCAATGTTAAATGGCATCGTTAATTGTACGTACGTGTtatttcttgctttctttttctttaattttcttctttttgcatGTGCACAGACAGGGATGGAACTAGATAGGATTTCAGATGTGGGGAGATCatgaagttatatatatatatatacaggataaaaatttgacttaaaaagaattatatgactatttaaaaaaaaaattaaaaaacaaatgggAAACATTTTGAGGCATAAATCTTCAAAGCAGGCAAAACCCGCATATGGCTGAACAAACTCAAAGTCTTAGACCAATATTTAACTCTATGAATGAatcataaataatataaatgcccacttcaaaaaaaatcaataccaCAAAtgaaacctatatatatatagtatcatAAAGCACATACAGTAGCATGCTTAAGACACATGTACTATCCGGTCAAGATAAGTTGGAATAATCTGATCCCCATAATAAAAAATGGTCTTTAACGAAAGACGAAGCATCTATATAATCCCCATGCTTGAACACTCTCAAAATCATACCAGTAAAAGTCTCTGAACCTGTTTAAGGTCATTGTGAGTTCCCATATACCCAGCTACCTTTTTGATAACATGGTTCGTATTTCTATGGTTAAGAAAATACCCCCCACTGAAGAGGTGTTACGggaaatcttcaaaaaatacgCTAATGGCGACGGCTGTCTCAGCAAGGCAGAGCTAAAGGACGCCTTCCGACACCTCGGCTCTCGTATGCCCGGCTGGAGAGCCAGCCGTGGCCTCCACCATGCTGATGTCAACGGAGACGGATTTGTCAGCGAGGAGGAGCTGAGCGAGCTCGTGAAATACGCTAAGAAACATGGATATTCCGTTTAGTAaataataatctatatatatgtacgtaCACTTAATTATATAATAGCATATAGTGTCAGCTGATCATATATCATGTTAATTACTCCATATATGTTTCAGCTTCTTCTATGATGTAGAACCGAAAAGATGGCCTGCTCCTTTTGTACAAGATCGAGGAGGCGGTGCTTGTATGTGTGCGttagttttgttatatatatatatatatatatatatatatatatatatataagaggatgTTGTATTTACATGTTTTTGTTTGATCACTTGTTTTCAGCCGTACGttatattcttcttcttggttGGTCCAGTACTCGTGCTCGATCTATAATAATGCTTTTGATTGATGCAATAGAAAAAGGCTGCTATAATAAGATCGCTGTGGATATATCATATACGCTATATATAATTAGACGAATGCTTAATTACCCTTTTGATTAAGGTAGACTActtctttaatttaattacatCCAGAAGGTTAAGGtgattaattaaacatgtttttAATATAATGGAGAAGCCTAATTACTTAGCGGTGAACATGAAAATTATCTTCCAATTGTAGGGGCCACATAAGAGATTAATGGTTGAAACCACTTGCGCGcgtatatttttaaaaactataattAGATGGATTAGGATCCCCTCGAATTAGAGTTAATCTCAAATTTTCTCCAATTAGAGATATGGATCGTTCATTTTCATTCAACGGTCCAAATTTGTTAActaaaataaatgattaaaatattatttatatttaaaaaataaatcNNNNNNNNNNNNNNNNNNNNNNNNNNNNNNNNNNNNNNNNNNNNNNNNNNNNNNNNNNNNNNNNNNNNNNNNNNNNNNNNNNNNNNNNNNNNNNNNNNNNNNNNNNNNNNNNNNNNNNNNNNNNNNNNNNNNNNNNNNNNNNNNNNNNNNNNNNNNNNNNNNNNNNNNNNNNNNNNNNNNNNNNNNACTCcatatgtttttaattttttttattattttcattttgatttattttttaaatataaataatatttgaataattatttttagtgGACAAATCTAGACCATTGGATAAAAATGAATGGTCCAGATCTTCAATCGGAGAAAATTTGAGATCCCCTCTAATTCGAGGGGATCCTATCCTAATTAGAtgcacctatatatatatatatatatatatatatatatatatatggtgtatTTCGTAAATCTTACGCACCTTTCTATCTATGTGGCGTACTATTCAAGTCTTCACTGTCAagaaagataaaaggaaaacaaacaaacaaactaccACATTCAAAGCGAATCCCCTACAATGGCCACTACTTTGGAGTTGGGAATCAAAGCCATATATGAAATGTTGGAGCATTTTTAAGTACAAGAATTTGTTATCCAGTAATTTTCTTGTGGCCAAGCTGTGGAGGACTTTTTGTACTGTAATGAGGTCcctgtaaaacaaaaataatgtcAGAAAATCTTCGGTTGAGGTCAAAGACTTTTCGATACTTAAGTTACTagtgtctttattttttagtaaaaaaggATAATAAAAATTCGTCTCTAATTACTCATAAGTCTATGTATACGTAATTAAAAGAGATATAAGAGAGACAAGCGTGTGTATGAGAGGAAGAGAGATCCTCCGGACAGAGAGGAGGCATGAGAGAGAGACTCTAGAgagggattaaaaaaaaaattcccttcttcttatttctcttatttaaaaGTGATGTGTACATATGTCATTAAGTTAGTGGGTGGTGACATGTTTGTAAATAAGTGTAAAATAAATTGGGCCCATTAGAAGATATTTTCGCCCCCAACAGGTTAGACAGAATCCTTAAGAGGAAATGCATCgacaaattagaaaaaagtagaaaggacattaattaattataaggaaaaaaGTGATTCCTAATGATAAGTAAAAGTTCATCCTTATCTATTTTGGTCAAGGGTCCTAAATGTTTGGACCAGTTTGCAGATGCTACATTTATATGATGCGATATGTGTTTTAGCgattagattattattattattattatttaattttttatcaactttCAAAATAAGTAATGatctaatataatattaaagctaaattttttatttttatttttgtaagaaaagCTAAAATTTTTTAGTAAGAACTATGTCtttcttattcatttttcattccaattaaaatatttagcATAGTGTGTAAAAGGATAGTTTAAGCGTGAAAATATAATTAGAATAGTAATTAAAGATTACGCAACATGTTTAAAATCATacgttttcatttatttattttttttttaaaaaaaaaaatgcattctcTTGCGTATTTGCATGTGTGAAAACAGTACaatctttttatgttttttaattgcACTCCAAATGAAACAATTTTTGCTATTTTGTTTAAGAATGCTTGCTTAATTATTAGCATAAGAAATACAAGCCGAACACACTCTAATTAAGTCTTAGACCAATTAGTCTCTAAGGAATAGCATAATCGACTGTGAACTACTCTCATAAATCGAAGGTCACAAGTTcgtattttctttctcatttttcttgtgagaacatgtcaaaaaaaaaaaaaaaaaaatcttagaccAATTAACTtctatgaataaaaaataaaataaatgcccatttcaaaaaaaaaaaaagcaatgccACAAAtgaaacctatatatatatatatatagtatcatAAAGCACATACAGACTATACAGTACATGTGCTTAACGTACAAGACACACTATCCGGTCAACATAAGTAGGAATAATCTGATCcccataataaaaaaatggccTTTAACCAAAGACTAAGCTTCTATATAATCCCCATGCATGCTTGAATACCCTAAAATCATACCGGCCGGTAAAAAGGCTCTAAGCACCTGTACGTTTAAGGTCATAATTGTGAGTTGCCACCCATGGTTCGTATTTTCAAGCAAGTGCCCCCCACTGAAGAAGTGTTACGGgatatcttaaaaaaatatgatgctAATGGCGACGGCCGTCTCAGCAGGGCAGAGCTAACCGAAGCCTTCCGGTACCTCGGCTCTCATAACCCCAGCTGGAGAGCCGGCCGGAGCCTTCGCCATGCCGACGCCAACGGAGACGGATTCGTCAGCGAGGAGGAGCTGAGCGAGTTCGTGAAATACGCTAGGAAACATGGATATGCCGTTTagtaaatactatatatatatatatatcatgtaacTCCAAGTTTCAGCTTCTTCTATGATATTGTAGAACCAATTAAAAAGGCGGCCTGCTCCTTCCTTATGCACAAGATCGAGGATGCAGTGCTTGTATGTGTTAGCtagttttgttatatatatatatatatataaaaggatgTTGTATTTACATGTTTTTGGCTCCACTCGTGCTCGATCTATAATGCTTTAAATTTGATGGATGCATTACAAAAAGGTTGCATTGTTAATCTATTCAAGCTTGAAATTGCTGTGGAAATTTACTCACCTTGATTAAGGTAGACTACTTGTTTACATCCACTATCCAGAAGGTAATTAAGGTAAGTAAACATATATGTTTTGCATATAATGGGGAAGCCTAGCTAATTAATTAGCGGTGAACATGAAAATTATCTTCCGATTGCAGGGGCCACATAAGAGATTAATTCATGGCTGAAACCACttgcgtatatatatatatatatttaaaaaagaccATAATTAGTCTCCACATGCAAGATTAGTTTTTGATGATGTATTTCGTATATAAAGTTATACTGAAGTCCACCGCATCCATGATGAAAAATCATATGGGAAGAATTAGATCGATGATGCGGCGGACTACTATTCAAGTGATCTTGACTGTCAACTAATTAgataattaaaaggaaaacaaaaaaattcaccaCATTCAAAGCGAATACCCTACAATGGCCACTACTTTGGAGTTGGGACcctagtttttttctttttctttttcttgaataaGTAAGTTGTTATTTCCCCGAAAAAAGAAGTTGGCCATACTAGGTTACCGGCCGGCCGGCCAGATTAAGATCAACATGTTTAACTCCAAATTTAAAGGAATATCAATCTGCAGTACGAtctctaataatatatatcctaTTCTCCCAACAATATtgttgggttttatttgtattatattctGTCGCATGATGCGAGATTCCCACATTCAAAGCCTTACGAGAAGACAGAATCCATAACAGGAAATGCATCGAAAAATTAGTAGAAAGGACGTTAAGGAAAAAGGTGATTCCTAGTGATCAGTAAAAGTTCATCCTTATCTATTTGCTCAAGGGTCCTAAATGTTTGGACCACTTTGCAGATGCTATATGATGTCTTTTTTAGTTAGATTTACCAATATGTACATCGTATTATCTTActgctaaaatattaattaaattatatattttttattaccTTTAAAAATAAGTATGGTTGATGATATATATGGGATCCGGAGAGGACTCTAGTTAATGGTCAGGGGGGCCATCTTCATGCCACGTGTCCtatctatttaaatataataaaatattttttttattttaaaaataaataaataattaaaattatatatatatatagcccttGGGGctgccaaaccacccccaagggccaccgTTTGGCTTGTTCGGTCACCCATTGGGGCtagttgggggtggctccatgGCTCTTGGGGGTGGATTGGACCACTTCCAAGGGCAACCATTCGGCCTGGGGTGGCCGTTCGGGCCGGTTGGGGGTAGCTAAAACCagccccatggcccttgggggtagatcggccacctccaagggccaaacaaaattttattttattttatatggttATTGGGAGTGGTTGGACCACCCCCCATGGCCACTgtttggcctaggggtggctaaACTCCTTGGAGCCGTTTGGGGGtcgccgaagccacccccatggcccttaggggtggattggccactcccaagggccaaacccatttttttcaaaacccataAGAATGGCCAATCCACCcacaagggccatgggggtggcttcaacCACCTCCAACCGGccccaaggggtggccaaacggccacccccaggccaaacggtggcccttgggggtggtccggccaccccaagggccatataaaaaaaaatgcttggcccttgggggtggatcgcggtggccgatccacccccaaaggtcatgggggtggccgaaccaaccGGCCCctcggccaccccaagccaAACAatagcccttgggggtggtccggccacctccaagggccatataaaaaattaaaaaaaaaaaaaaaaaattattatattattttagtttttatttatttttaaaatgaaaaataatatttattatattt from Corylus avellana chromosome ca6, CavTom2PMs-1.0 includes the following:
- the LOC132183917 gene encoding probable calcium-binding protein CML15 → MAQACAVKGAKCTVLNEEKLKQVFKEHDKNNDGLLSKAELKTAFNSLGSIIPSIPAFIGLFLADSNGDGFVGEDELNALANYLFDNMVRISMVKKIPPTEEVLREIFKKYANGDGCLSKAELKDAFRHLGSRMPGWRASRGLHHADVNGDGFVSEEELSELVKYAKKHGYSV